In the Colletotrichum lupini chromosome 4, complete sequence genome, TTGGCAGCCTTGGCCGCCACCCTCTGCGCCTTCTGCTTCTGCTTCTTCTGCTTGGCCAACACGGCGGCGTTCTTCTGCTCCGATAGCCTCTTGGACGCCGCAATCGTCCACTCGTCCACCTCCATCTCGGCAAACTTGGCCTGCGCTGCCCTCTGTCCCGACAAGTTACGCTCCTTGGCGTATCTCTTCTGCCTCAGCTTGGCCTTGCGGCTCATGCCGCCAATGTTCATCTTGACCAGCCGTCCGATGCGCCAGTTGTCCTCGCGGTACGAGTAGTCGTCCCGCAGCTTCAGGATTCTGGCCGGCTGCGTGGGCGCGCCCTTGGCCGTCCGGGGCGCGGGCCGCACAACCTGCGTGGGGATGCCAGAGGCCGAGATGGCGGGCGTCTCGACAGGCTTGGCAATGGTGTGCGCCGACATGTTCAGCTTGCGCTTGCGTTCGGCGTGCGTCGGGTAGGGGAGAACGTCGTCCTTGTTGAAGACGACGCCAATGTATTTCCGGTCCGGGTGGCGCGCGGGATCGCGGTAGTATTTGACGTAGCCCGTGGCCATGGCGTGGATCGTGTGGTCGCGGCCCATGATGCAGTTCTCGCCGGGCCACCAGAGGGAGCCACGCTGCTTGTAGATGATGTTGCCGGGGATGACATACTGGTCTGCAAGCTGTTAGTATCGAGCTCTTGACCGGCCGTTCTGGTGATGAATATGGAGCTCTCCACTGAATCCAATTCGAGACATATGAGGGAGATGGAACAAACGTACCACCAGTGCGCTTCGCTCCCAGCTTCTTCGGTATCGTCCTTTTGGGTGCAAGCTTGTAGGCACCCTGCGACTTGACGGAGGCGTATCTTCG is a window encoding:
- a CDS encoding ribosomal protein L27 encodes the protein MRLFQLQRPLMAAAAGLLRATAPIQSTASTAAQLLRADAANALVAGRRYASVKSQGAYKLAPKRTIPKKLGAKRTGDQYVIPGNIIYKQRGSLWWPGENCIMGRDHTIHAMATGYVKYYRDPARHPDRKYIGVVFNKDDVLPYPTHAERKRKLNMSAHTIAKPVETPAISASGIPTQVVRPAPRTAKGAPTQPARILKLRDDYSYREDNWRIGRLVKMNIGGMSRKAKLRQKRYAKERNLSGQRAAQAKFAEMEVDEWTIAASKRLSEQKNAAVLAKQKKQKQKAQRVAAKAAKSQKKR